Proteins from a single region of Echeneis naucrates chromosome 14, fEcheNa1.1, whole genome shotgun sequence:
- the LOC115054515 gene encoding arrestin-C-like, with protein sequence MAFSVSPVPAGKSAAGRGVGSEQPQRWHGNLHCSVRAGRAAARSVRTSTDALQLRTGRTKPPKQRPDMAKVFKKTSGNGGLTLYLGKRDYVDHVSSVDKVDGVVKLDTADFGDRKVFVQLACAFRYGSEDLDVIGLSFRKDIWIQQVQIYPESHKPQLSAMHDTLLKKAGDNAHAFTFEIPNNLPCSVSLQPGPDDKGKACGVDFEVKTYLAKEKNNPDETIEKKDTARLIIRKVQYAPSEVGPGPKADICKSFMMSDKPVHLEASMDKDLYFHGEAIPIKVKINNESNKTVKKIKVTVDQTTDIVLYSADKYTKTVFSQEFGETVDPSGTFENTLSITPLLAENKEKRGLSLDGRLKDEDTNLASTTIIRQGVEKDMLGILVSYKIKINLMVAGGGLLGGLTSSDVTVELPLMLMHPKPSE encoded by the exons ATGGCTTTCAGCGTCTCCCCTGTTCCTGCCGGGAAGTCTGCTGCGGGACGCGGCGTCGGGAGCGAGCAGCCGCAGAGATGGCACGGTAACCTCCACTGCAGTGTCCGGGCGGGCCGAGCGGCGGCGCGCTCCGTGCGCACCTCCACAGACGCGCTTCAGCTCCGGACCGGCAGGACG AAGCCTCCCAAACAACGTCCAGACATGGCAAA AGTTTTCAAGAAGACCAGTGGAAACGGTGGA CTCACTCTCTACCTGGGCAAGAGAGACTATGTGGACCATGTATCCTCAGTGGACAAAGTTG ACGGTGTTGTAAAGCTGGACACTGCAGACTTTGGGGACAGAAAAG TGTTTGTGCAGCTGGCATGTGCCTTCCGTTATGGGAGTGAAGACCTGGATGTGATTGGCCTGTCCTTCAGGAAGGACATCTGGATCCAGCAGGTCCAGATCTACCCTGAGAGCCACAAGCCTCAGCTGAGCGCCATGCACGACACCCTGCTGAAGAAGGCTGGCGACAATGCACACGCCTTCACTTTCGAA ATTCCCAACAACCTGCCCTGCTCAGTGAGTCTGCAGCCTGGACCTGATGACAAGGGGAAG GCTTGTGGTGTCGACTTTGAGGTCAAAACTTACCTTGCCAAGGAAAAGAACAACCCCGATGAGACAATTGAAAAAAA GGACACTGCTCGCCTTATCATCCGTAAAGTCCAGTATGCTCCCTCTGAGGTCGGCCCGGGACCCAAGGCTGACATCTGCAAAAGCTTCATGATGTCTGACAAGCCAGTTCACCTAGAAGCTTCAATGGACAAAGAT CTGTACTTCCACGGTGAGGCAATTCCAATCAAAGTCAAAATCAACAACGAGAGcaacaaaacagtgaagaaaatcAAAGTCACTG TGGACCAAACCACAGACATTGTCCTCTACTCAGCAGACAAATACACCAAGACTGTTTTTAGCCAAGAGTTTGG AGAGACGGTTGATCCCAGCGGCACCTTTGAGAACACGCTGAGCATCACCCCCCTGCTGGCTGAAAACAAGGAGAAAAGAGGTCTCTCTCTGGATGGACGACTCAAGGATGAGGACACTAACTTGGCTTCCACCACCAT TATTCGGCAGGGTGTTGAAAAAGATATGTTGGGAATCCTGGTTTCCTACAAGATTAAAATTAACCTGATGGTGGCCGGAGGAGG CCTCCTGGGCGGCCTCACTTCCAG tgatgtcacagtggagCTGCCATTGATGCTCATGCACCCAAAGCCATCAG AGTAA
- the LOC115054429 gene encoding Sjoegren syndrome/scleroderma autoantigen 1-like, with product MALNGDDEDFEWEPPTEAEMKVIQARRERQDKISKLMGDYLLKGYKMLGECCDVCGTILLQDRQQKNYCVSCQELDSDIDKDNPALNAQAALSQVRERQLAAQSPAPSQAPELNGGPTTSHASVSVPQPRPEHCEGAAAGGRAPLPPPAVPPPTAPVPTTVLTPTRPPVCPQTSALRPVLQEAEEAVLTKLRWATTQLQSSASLEASIQLCSLITSCANSLRSLKELSQ from the exons ATGGCTTTGAATGGAG ATGACGAGGACTTCGAGTGGGAGCCCCCCACGGAGGCAGAGATGAAGGTGATCCAGGCccgcagagagagacaggataAAATCAGCAAGCTGATGGGAGACTACCTGCTCAAAGGATACAAGATGCTGGGGGAGTGCTGCGATGTGTGCGGG actATTCTTCTCCAGGACAGACAGCAAAAGAATTACTGTGTTTCATGTCAGGAGCTGGACTCTGACATTGACAAGGACAACCCAG CTCTCAATGCACAAGCTGCGTTATCCCAGGTAAGGGAAAGGCAACTTGCAGCCCAATCCCCTGCCCCGTCCCAGGCCCCAGAACTCAACGGAGGCCCCACCACCAGTCATGCAAGTGTGTCAGTTCCCCAGCCCAGACCGGAGCACTGTGAGGgggctgctgcaggaggaagagcCCCCTTGCCTCCACCTGCTGTCCCTCCTCCCACAGCTCCTGTCCCCACCACAGTCCTTACACCAACTCGTCCCCCGGTTTGTCCACAAACCAGTGCGCTCCGACCTGTGTTGCAAGAAGCTGAGGAAGCAGTCCTAACCAAACTTCGCTGGGCCACCACTCAGCTACAGAGCTCAGCCTCCCTGGAGGCCAGTATCCAGCTCTGCAGCCTCATCACCAGCTGTGCTAACTCGCTGCGCAGCCTCAAGGAGCTCAGCCAGTAA
- the LOC115054428 gene encoding leucine repeat adapter protein 25-like: MDGSGCGSADFPVGGVLSVEGLPPLPKGLSGILSSSGGSWRDIEKVHSKRARIQADISGDAPRGHSTPGGPDAALAVLRKEMVGLRQLDMSLLCQLWSLHEAIQEYKGSSEASFGADNVYSEEEEEEEDDGEVEDDEETVVLTQPSSSSSSLSLPPPRSNSRDQWIKDSFHIA; encoded by the exons ATGGACGGGAGCGGCTGCGGCTCGGCGGACTTCCCCGTGGGAGGGGTGCTGTCGGTGGAGGGGCTGCCGCCGCTGCCTAAAGGTCTGAGCGGCATCCTGAGCTCCAGCGGCGGGTCGTGGCGGGACATCGAGAAGGTGCACAGCAAGAGGGCGCGCATCCAGGCCGACATCAGCGGGGACGCGCCGCGCGGTCACAGCACGCCGGGGGGACCGGACGCTGCTCTGGCGGTGCTGCGGAAGGAGATG GTCGGTCTGCGTCAGCTCGACATGTCTCTGCTGTGCCAGCTGTGGTCTCTCCATGAGGCCATCCAGGAGTACAAAGGCTCCTCTGAGGCCTCCTTCGGTGCTGATAATGTAtactctgaggaggaggaggaggaggaggatgacggagaggtggaggatgatgaggagACTGTAGTTCTCACACAGCCTTCATCGTCTTCATCGTCCTTATCTCTGCCTCCACCCAGGAGCAACTCCAGGGACCAGTGGATCAAAGACTCCTTTCACATTGCTTGA